From one [Ruminococcus] lactaris ATCC 29176 genomic stretch:
- a CDS encoding VanW family protein: protein MKKKWLTALGLTFVLSLSGMMTSYAMDNSAENVAESFVEEKNAETESAAAIQQENEHEADVTDSEKSTEDVIDPEESSENSGITEEKNGWVEESDGIHYYQEGKDLRNAGYSLDGYWYYFDADGVMKQNSFRQKNGQSFYYDGEGHLVLNEELDINGKHYKFTESGAAYTGLYTDGTDTYYYQADGSRAEDAGMQLNGYWCYFQKDGKLLSSGWREKAGNYYYYDEAAHLVTNRGIELDGHWYYVDGSGRRYTAQFRQKNNTQYYYDENGYLVTNCELDINGKHYKFTGSGAVYTGWYVGEDGLYYYDQQGFCLTDTGKKLSGYWYYFQKDGKMLSSGWREKDGSHYYYDAQGHLILNAGMKIDGYWYYLDGNGRRYESQFRQKGADWYYYDEEGHLVLNRDMKIGKYRYIFQNNGAAYRGLKTENGKVIGFTPLGRQAFDDGVKDGNDWYYFDAAGNMKKDYWRTKDGGKYYYQADGTLARNKGLKIGGNWYYLTDSGKMHTGWRNKDGYRYYYNSYGHLVMNGTITINGVTYRFDAYGRLMNSPRRISVFSTVSTNNYNGTYNMTKALLYFNQVTIQPGQTLSFFGIAGPCGKAQGFLPGGVVGGVGYGGGICQASTTLYGAALRAGLTIVQRRNHSVPSTYVPIGQDAMVNYGSSDLKIRNDYNYAVKLVTYVSGNTLYAEVWGIQPDWFDSVDIVSWKTGSRSAVAYRKYIKNGQVVKTEQLPSSYYSR from the coding sequence ATGAAAAAGAAATGGCTGACAGCCCTGGGGCTGACGTTTGTTCTCTCCCTGTCTGGGATGATGACTTCTTATGCAATGGATAATTCAGCAGAGAATGTGGCAGAAAGCTTTGTGGAAGAGAAGAATGCAGAGACGGAAAGTGCAGCAGCTATACAGCAGGAAAATGAACATGAGGCAGACGTAACGGATTCAGAGAAAAGTACAGAAGACGTGATAGATCCAGAGGAAAGTTCAGAAAATAGCGGAATAACGGAAGAGAAAAATGGCTGGGTGGAAGAGTCCGATGGAATCCACTATTATCAGGAGGGTAAGGATTTAAGAAATGCCGGATACAGTCTGGATGGTTACTGGTACTATTTTGATGCTGATGGTGTGATGAAGCAGAATAGTTTCAGGCAAAAGAACGGACAGAGCTTCTATTATGACGGGGAAGGACATCTTGTACTGAACGAGGAGTTGGACATCAATGGAAAGCACTATAAATTTACCGAAAGTGGTGCAGCTTATACAGGCTTGTATACAGACGGCACAGATACATATTATTATCAGGCAGACGGCAGCCGGGCAGAAGATGCAGGAATGCAGCTGAATGGCTACTGGTGTTATTTCCAGAAAGATGGAAAGCTGTTAAGCTCAGGCTGGAGAGAGAAGGCAGGAAATTATTACTATTATGATGAAGCAGCTCATTTAGTAACGAACCGTGGAATTGAGCTGGACGGTCACTGGTATTATGTCGATGGAAGCGGAAGAAGATATACGGCTCAGTTCCGTCAGAAGAACAATACGCAGTATTATTATGATGAAAATGGATATCTGGTGACAAATTGTGAACTGGATATCAATGGAAAGCATTATAAATTTACAGGAAGCGGTGCAGTTTATACAGGATGGTATGTTGGGGAGGACGGACTGTATTATTATGACCAGCAGGGATTCTGCCTGACAGATACAGGGAAAAAGCTGAGTGGTTACTGGTACTATTTCCAGAAAGATGGAAAGATGTTAAGCTCCGGGTGGAGAGAAAAAGATGGTAGTCACTATTATTATGATGCTCAGGGACATCTGATCCTGAATGCAGGGATGAAGATTGATGGCTACTGGTATTATCTGGATGGAAATGGCAGACGATATGAATCCCAGTTCCGTCAGAAAGGTGCTGACTGGTATTATTATGATGAGGAAGGTCATCTGGTACTGAACCGGGATATGAAGATTGGAAAATATCGTTATATTTTCCAGAATAACGGAGCAGCATACCGGGGACTGAAGACCGAGAATGGAAAAGTGATCGGTTTTACCCCGTTGGGCCGACAGGCATTTGATGATGGTGTAAAAGATGGAAATGACTGGTACTATTTTGATGCTGCGGGTAATATGAAGAAAGATTACTGGCGGACGAAAGATGGTGGAAAATACTATTATCAGGCAGATGGAACGCTTGCAAGGAATAAAGGATTAAAGATTGGCGGAAACTGGTATTATCTCACCGACAGCGGAAAGATGCATACAGGCTGGAGAAATAAGGACGGTTATCGTTATTATTATAATAGTTATGGTCATCTGGTAATGAATGGCACGATCACGATCAATGGTGTGACATACAGATTTGATGCGTATGGCCGGCTGATGAACAGTCCAAGACGTATTTCTGTATTTTCTACCGTATCTACCAATAATTATAATGGTACATACAATATGACGAAAGCATTGCTTTACTTTAACCAGGTTACGATCCAGCCGGGACAGACGCTTTCTTTCTTTGGAATAGCAGGTCCATGTGGAAAGGCTCAAGGCTTTCTTCCGGGAGGCGTTGTAGGCGGAGTCGGTTATGGCGGAGGAATCTGTCAGGCAAGTACGACGCTGTACGGTGCGGCATTGAGAGCAGGGCTTACGATCGTGCAGAGAAGGAATCATTCTGTACCATCTACCTATGTGCCGATCGGACAGGATGCGATGGTGAATTATGGATCGTCTGATCTGAAGATCAGAAATGATTACAATTATGCAGTGAAACTTGTAACATACGTGAGCGGAAATACACTTTATGCTGAAGTATGGGGCATCCAGCCGGACTGGTTTGATTCAGTAGACATTGTGTCATGGAAGACCGGAAGCAGAAGTGCTGTGGCATATCGTAAGTATATTAAAAACGGGCAGGTTGTAAAGACAGAGCAGCTTCCTTCTTCCTATTATTCAAGATAG
- a CDS encoding O-antigen ligase family protein yields MKPQTKNKISFLLYSYFFLIALFYPMQYVSFDSAYYTEFTFAGLFAGLLILWTVFAYHRPVRLTDPSDRRFCCWILVLLVLYNLFSLYINFTHSRWLWEQFNFSLAVLFFIVLLIHGAAFFRQEPLAVSVLLVFQVVTTILGIIVYYLGYTSVSFINGMVIPVAKDPNYYETRFSWIYYHKSQYCFVLLLFIAFSVICRKQFKNKWFFPVSNLVFLFGIVISHTYTALFAAVLIYAGLALDALRSKLRTLNKKYFLLLIPPVILLAFVIWRMSRERNIWTLGSRTYIWAEGIRQILKNPLGIGTGFGPAKFSVPGISFQVYNCHNVFLNEMWRFSLPVGLLFTLIFVSILIYSLKKKFFFLHIGIWIAFLISLGMDYSLLGREFTLTFFYFYMIFFLPNTKEQISD; encoded by the coding sequence ATGAAACCACAAACCAAAAATAAAATATCATTCCTTCTATATAGTTACTTTTTTCTGATCGCATTATTTTATCCAATGCAGTATGTCAGCTTTGACAGTGCTTACTATACAGAATTTACCTTTGCAGGTCTTTTTGCCGGCTTGCTGATCCTTTGGACCGTTTTCGCCTATCATCGTCCGGTCCGTCTGACTGATCCGTCTGACCGACGATTCTGCTGCTGGATCCTGGTGCTTTTAGTCCTGTATAACCTTTTTTCTCTGTATATAAACTTCACACATTCACGGTGGTTATGGGAACAGTTCAACTTTTCACTGGCGGTCTTGTTTTTTATAGTACTTCTGATCCATGGGGCAGCTTTCTTCCGGCAAGAACCTCTGGCTGTTTCGGTACTGCTGGTTTTTCAGGTTGTAACAACAATTCTTGGTATTATCGTATACTATCTGGGATACACCTCCGTTTCTTTCATAAACGGCATGGTCATACCGGTCGCAAAAGATCCGAATTATTACGAGACCCGTTTCAGTTGGATCTATTACCATAAGAGCCAGTACTGCTTTGTTCTTCTCCTCTTTATTGCTTTCAGTGTGATCTGCCGGAAGCAGTTTAAGAATAAATGGTTTTTCCCGGTTTCCAATCTTGTTTTCCTTTTTGGAATCGTGATTTCCCATACATATACTGCACTTTTTGCTGCCGTGCTGATCTATGCAGGACTTGCACTTGATGCTCTCCGGTCAAAACTCCGGACGCTCAATAAGAAGTATTTTCTTCTCCTGATTCCACCGGTCATCCTCCTGGCATTTGTTATCTGGCGTATGAGCCGTGAACGTAATATCTGGACACTTGGCAGCCGTACTTATATCTGGGCAGAAGGAATCCGACAGATACTGAAAAATCCTCTGGGGATTGGAACCGGCTTTGGACCTGCCAAATTCTCTGTTCCGGGAATTTCTTTTCAGGTCTATAACTGCCACAATGTATTTCTGAATGAAATGTGGAGATTTTCTCTGCCGGTAGGATTATTATTCACACTGATTTTTGTCAGCATCCTGATCTACTCCCTGAAAAAGAAGTTCTTTTTCCTTCATATCGGGATCTGGATTGCTTTCCTTATCTCTCTCGGAATGGATTATTCTCTTTTAGGGCGGGAATTTACTCTGACTTTCTTTTACTTTTATATGATCTTTTTCCTTCCGAATACAAAGGAACAGATTTCTGACTGA
- a CDS encoding protoporphyrinogen/coproporphyrinogen oxidase, translating to MERNVKYLIIGAGISGLTFANYADGDYLIVEKEDEVGGYCRTIKEKDYVWDYAGHFFHFSTDEFKKRFIDSVDEDEIIYKDKNTKIIYKGELVDYPFQTNIHQLEKSEFIDCLYDLFHKEEKEEYDNFLDMLYGKFGKSIVEKFLKPYNEKLYAVDLTTLDKDAMGRFFPYADIPAIIDNMKANKDSTSYNNSFLYPRSGAGSFIQILYDALDKEKVLLNHVVDKIDRANKKVILNDGSEISYEYLINTSPLNRFLTLFDEEKMHELQSRLSYNKVLVFNLGFNKKSKYTKEHWFYIPDKKINFYRIGFYDNILDADKLSMYIEIGYSKDAVVTQGMIDEQLRLTLENLLKLGIIDEETKLEAHSTILMDPAYVHINSETDAQITELKKNLADENIYTIGRYGAWTYCSMEDSMIAAKNLAEKLKDN from the coding sequence ATGGAAAGAAATGTGAAATATCTGATCATCGGAGCAGGAATATCAGGACTTACGTTTGCAAATTATGCAGATGGGGATTATCTGATCGTAGAGAAGGAAGATGAAGTCGGTGGATATTGCCGTACGATCAAAGAAAAAGATTATGTATGGGATTATGCCGGACACTTTTTCCATTTCAGTACAGATGAGTTTAAAAAGCGGTTTATCGACAGTGTGGATGAGGATGAGATCATCTATAAAGATAAGAATACAAAGATCATCTACAAGGGAGAACTGGTAGATTATCCGTTCCAGACCAATATCCATCAACTGGAAAAAAGTGAGTTTATCGACTGCCTGTATGATCTTTTCCATAAAGAGGAAAAAGAAGAGTATGATAATTTCCTGGATATGCTGTACGGGAAGTTTGGAAAATCTATCGTTGAGAAATTCCTGAAGCCATATAATGAAAAGCTGTATGCGGTTGATCTGACCACTCTGGATAAAGATGCAATGGGAAGATTTTTCCCATATGCGGATATTCCGGCGATCATTGACAATATGAAGGCGAACAAAGACAGTACTTCTTACAATAATTCGTTTCTGTATCCACGTTCAGGAGCAGGATCTTTTATCCAGATCCTGTATGATGCACTGGATAAGGAGAAAGTACTGTTAAATCATGTGGTTGATAAGATCGACAGAGCGAATAAAAAAGTGATCCTGAATGATGGATCAGAGATTTCTTATGAATATCTGATCAATACGTCACCACTGAACCGGTTCCTTACTTTATTTGATGAAGAAAAGATGCATGAGCTTCAGTCCAGACTTTCTTACAATAAAGTACTGGTGTTCAATCTTGGATTTAATAAAAAATCGAAGTATACGAAAGAACACTGGTTCTATATCCCGGATAAAAAGATCAATTTTTACCGGATTGGATTTTATGATAATATTCTGGATGCGGATAAGCTCAGTATGTATATTGAGATCGGATACAGTAAAGATGCGGTTGTAACGCAGGGGATGATCGATGAGCAGTTAAGACTGACACTTGAGAATCTTCTGAAGCTGGGAATTATTGACGAAGAGACAAAATTAGAAGCACATTCCACCATTTTAATGGATCCGGCTTATGTGCATATTAATTCAGAGACAGACGCTCAGATCACAGAGCTGAAGAAAAATCTGGCAGATGAAAATATTTACACGATCGGAAGATATGGTGCATGGACTTATTGTTCCATGGAAGACTCTATGATCGCTGCCAAAAATCTTGCTGAAAAATTAAAAGATAATTAG
- a CDS encoding sugar transferase — protein sequence MKQQNKLDPYKCLIRFLTVMVLVLVLTGMFIVVWKRYHNWGIVFPFYHKGYWLMGAFYAFFYFIFMYLMGGMNVGSLRMSNLCLSHGLAAAAANVCIYLETVLLSARFVSVLPLTCLTCVDMLVILLWVIFSAKLFRRLFPARIVLLLYQEYDPMPFRRKVRMRSDRYIIKESFNVDEEWDMVVKKIDDYDTVFLCDIHAPLRNRLLKYCYAHGIRTYITPKISDIIIRSSENNHMFDTPLLLAKNEGLTFDQRLAKRVLDLVVSIIALVITSPVMLVIAIAIKAYDGGPVFFVQDRCTINGKVFKIHKFRSMIENAEKDGEVIPATDDDARITPVGKIIRKTRLDELPQFFDILIGNMSVVGPRPERVEHVEKYVEEVPEFTYRMKVKGGLTGYAQIYGKYNTSAYDKLKLDLMYIQNYSILLDLRLILMTVKIMFIKDSTEGFEEIKPSEKKD from the coding sequence ATGAAGCAACAAAATAAACTGGATCCGTATAAATGTCTGATCCGATTCCTGACTGTGATGGTTCTTGTACTTGTGCTGACAGGGATGTTCATCGTTGTCTGGAAAAGATATCATAACTGGGGAATTGTATTTCCATTTTATCATAAAGGATATTGGCTGATGGGAGCATTTTACGCTTTCTTCTACTTTATCTTTATGTATCTTATGGGAGGAATGAATGTGGGGTCCCTGCGGATGAGTAATCTGTGCCTTTCCCATGGACTGGCAGCAGCGGCGGCCAATGTATGTATTTATCTGGAGACAGTGCTTCTTTCGGCAAGATTTGTAAGTGTCCTGCCATTGACATGTCTGACGTGTGTGGATATGCTGGTGATCCTGCTGTGGGTGATCTTTTCGGCAAAGCTGTTCCGGCGTCTGTTCCCGGCGAGAATTGTACTTTTGCTGTATCAGGAGTATGACCCGATGCCGTTCCGCAGGAAAGTGCGGATGAGAAGTGACCGTTATATCATTAAAGAATCATTTAATGTGGATGAGGAGTGGGACATGGTCGTAAAGAAGATTGATGATTATGATACCGTCTTTCTCTGCGATATTCATGCACCACTTCGCAACCGGCTTTTAAAATATTGTTACGCACATGGAATCAGAACGTATATCACACCAAAGATTTCCGATATCATTATCAGAAGTTCGGAAAATAACCATATGTTTGATACACCGTTATTGCTGGCAAAAAATGAAGGACTGACGTTTGACCAGCGGCTGGCAAAGAGAGTACTGGATCTGGTTGTATCGATTATTGCACTGGTCATTACTTCACCGGTCATGCTGGTGATCGCGATTGCCATTAAGGCATATGATGGCGGCCCAGTATTTTTTGTCCAGGATCGTTGTACGATCAACGGAAAGGTATTTAAGATCCATAAGTTCAGAAGTATGATCGAAAATGCAGAAAAGGACGGAGAAGTAATCCCGGCGACAGATGATGATGCAAGGATTACTCCGGTTGGAAAGATAATCCGCAAGACGAGGCTGGATGAACTTCCTCAGTTCTTTGATATTCTGATTGGAAATATGAGCGTGGTCGGTCCAAGACCGGAACGTGTGGAACATGTAGAAAAATACGTGGAGGAAGTACCGGAATTTACCTACAGAATGAAAGTGAAAGGTGGACTGACAGGGTATGCACAGATTTATGGAAAATACAATACTTCAGCTTATGACAAGCTGAAGCTGGATCTGATGTATATTCAGAATTATTCAATCCTGCTGGATCTGCGGCTGATCCTGATGACGGTAAAGATCATGTTTATCAAGGACAGTACAGAAGGGTTTGAGGAGATAAAGCCTTCAGAGAAAAAAGACTGA